The Triticum aestivum cultivar Chinese Spring chromosome 3A, IWGSC CS RefSeq v2.1, whole genome shotgun sequence genome includes a region encoding these proteins:
- the LOC123061832 gene encoding alpha/beta hydrolase domain-containing protein 17B — translation MGGVTSTIAARFAFFPPTPPSYTLVADAATGRLLIPEISRPPARRRRRDGGGDSSSGAAAAAEEEDATEVVRLRTRRGNEIVAVYVRHARASATLLYSHGNAADLGQMYGLFVELSRRLRVNIFGYDYAGYGRSTGKPTEYNTYADIEAAYNCLKEKYGVPDEDIILYGQSVGSGPTIDLASRLPNLRAVVLHSPILSGLRVLYPVKKTFWFDIYKNVDKISLVNCPVLVIHGTSDDVVDWSHGKQLWELCKVKHSPLWLSGGGHCNLELYPDYIRHLKKFVSSLGKKSTKPDLKELPATEDTSRKDAESVSSDKPQEAAKCRQISRKSLDSRVGKSKTVDVPEKPRMSSDDVDKFRRRRCLVW, via the exons ATGGGCGGGGTCACGTCCACCATCGCCGCGCGCTTCGCCTTCTTCCCGCCCACGCCGCCCTCCTACACGCTCGTCGCCGACGCGGCCACCGGCCGCCTCCTCATCCCCGAGATCTCCCGGCCCCCCGCGCGCCGCCGGAGGCGGGACGGCGGCGGGGACTCCTCCTCAGGTGCCGCCGCAgcagccgaggaggaggacgccacgGAGGTGGTGCGCCTCCGCACGCGCCGCGGGAACGAGATCGTCGCCGTCTACGTGCGCCACGCGCGGGCCTCCGCCACGCTGCTCTACTCCCACGGCAACGCCGCCGACCTCGGCCAGATGTACGGCCTCTTCGTcgagctcagccgccgcctccGCGTCAACATTTTCGG GTATGATTATGCTGGTTATGGGAGGTCTACAGGGAAG CCCACTGAGTATAATACATATGCAGACATTGAAGCAGCATATAACTGCCTCAAGGAAAAATATGGTGTGCCAGATGAGGATATAATTTTGTATGGACAATCTGTTGGAAGTGGTCCAACCATTGATCTTGCTTCACGGTTGCCAAATTTGCGAGCTGTGGTTCTTCACAGTCCTATTTTATCTGGACTGAGAGTGCTATATCCAGTCAAAAAAACTTTTTGGTTTGACATTTACAAG AATGTCGACAAAATCAGCCTGGTGAATTGTCCAGTTCTTGTCATTCAT GGCACGTCAGATGATGTTGTTGATTGGTCCCATGGAAAGCAGCTATGGGAGCTTTGCAAGGTGAAACATTCGCCTTTGTGGCTAAGTGGCGGTGGGCACTGCAACCTTGAGCTGTATCCTGACTACATCAGGCACTTGAAGAAGTTTGTGTCGAGCCTTGGCAAAAAATCAACGAAACCTGACTTGAAAGAGTTACCAGCAACAGAAGACACATCTCGCAAAGACGCAGAATCTGTGTCCTCGGACAAACCCCAAGAAGCTGCAAAGTGCCGACAGATCTCGCGGAAGAGCTTAGATAGTAGAGTTGGGAAATCCAAAACGGTGGATGTTCCTGAAAAGCCACGAATGAGCTCAGATGACGTTGACAAGTTTAGGAGGAGAAGATGCTTGGTTTGGTGA